A single genomic interval of Ktedonobacterales bacterium harbors:
- a CDS encoding glycosyltransferase family 2 protein — MQQSGSLSALVEPSQPNQREERLAYSIVVPVYDEEQSLPSLYEQLTRQLQQLGQTYEIIFVDDGSRDGSWKVVQELHRKDSTVKAIRFRRNFGKTPALMAGFQQCRGEIIFTLDADLQDDPAEIPAFLAKLDEGYDLVSGWKFPRHDPISKTFPSRIFNKTVAWTTGVYLHDMNCGFKAYRREVIDDLRLYGELHRFIPVLAAGRGFKVTEIKVHHHPRQYGVSKFGARRFARGFLDLLTVLFLTTYMRTPLRLFGTLGFLCLITGFLIDLYLVILKFAANDQISRHPLLFLGIILMIFGVSMILTGFQSEMIRNFNYHPQQEYSVRQVLD, encoded by the coding sequence ATGCAGCAATCCGGCTCACTTTCGGCGCTGGTTGAACCTTCACAGCCGAACCAGCGCGAAGAACGCCTGGCGTATTCTATAGTTGTCCCTGTGTATGACGAAGAGCAGAGCTTACCTAGCCTCTACGAGCAGCTTACCAGGCAGCTCCAGCAGTTGGGGCAGACGTATGAGATCATCTTTGTGGACGATGGCAGCCGCGATGGCTCCTGGAAAGTAGTGCAGGAGTTACATCGCAAAGACTCGACCGTGAAGGCCATTCGCTTCCGTCGTAACTTTGGGAAGACGCCCGCGCTGATGGCCGGGTTCCAGCAGTGCCGGGGCGAAATCATCTTCACACTGGATGCTGATTTGCAAGATGACCCTGCGGAGATTCCCGCTTTTCTGGCAAAGCTGGATGAGGGGTACGATCTGGTGTCGGGCTGGAAGTTTCCACGCCATGACCCCATCAGCAAGACATTCCCCTCGCGTATTTTCAACAAGACAGTGGCCTGGACCACGGGTGTCTATCTGCACGATATGAACTGCGGCTTCAAAGCCTACCGACGCGAGGTGATCGATGACTTGCGGCTCTATGGCGAGCTGCACCGTTTTATTCCGGTCCTGGCCGCCGGACGCGGCTTCAAAGTGACGGAGATCAAGGTGCATCACCACCCGCGCCAGTACGGCGTCTCGAAGTTTGGAGCGCGCCGCTTTGCGCGTGGTTTCCTCGACCTGCTGACGGTCCTGTTTCTGACGACCTATATGCGCACGCCCCTGCGTTTGTTCGGAACGCTCGGTTTCTTGTGCCTGATCACCGGCTTCCTGATCGATCTCTATCTGGTAATTCTGAAGTTTGCGGCTAATGACCAGATTAGCCGTCATCCGCTGCTCTTCCTGGGCATTATACTGATGATCTTTGGGGTGAGCATGATCTTAACCGGCTTCCAGAGCGAGATGATTCGTAACTTTAATTATCACCCTCAACAGGAATATAGTGTGCGGCAGGTGCTGGACTGA
- a CDS encoding UDP-N-acetylmuramoyl-L-alanyl-D-glutamate--2,6-diaminopimelate ligase: MKLHQLLQGLPEPPIAVTGNQYDLDIAGIAYDSRKIALGWLFVAVHGTHTDGHHYISEALQRGAPTAVGEEPAPADLPPGALYVQVRDSRRDLAWLADTFYDHPSRKLGLIGITGTKGKSTTTNLIAEVFQRAGLKSGLMSTLNFRIGDHDWENETRQTTQESLENHAMLAEMVRQQVRYAVVETSSHGLALHRVTGIVYDVGIATNITSEHLEFHGTVEQYRRDKARLFEGLDPMTDKGLGAKKAAILNRDDASYDYLLPFCRVPILTYGIDHQADVHAVDLELSGAASRFRVVTPTGEIAIETPLIGRFNVYNCLATICAGYTQGISLEKMREALAHTSGIPGRMERIDCGQPFSVIVDYAHTPDSLEQVFRLLRPLTPGRLIAVFGSAGERNTQKRPKQGAISAQLADLTFLTDEDCREEDPEKILHEIAAGALEAGATIGKDLWLIVDRRQAIGAAFDAARPGDTVLLAGKGHEHSIIVGHESLPWDEREVARELLRERQASAGHP; the protein is encoded by the coding sequence ATGAAACTGCACCAACTGCTTCAAGGGTTGCCGGAGCCGCCGATCGCGGTAACTGGCAACCAGTATGACTTAGATATTGCAGGCATTGCCTATGACTCGCGCAAGATCGCGCTGGGCTGGCTCTTTGTGGCTGTACACGGCACGCACACCGACGGCCACCACTACATCAGCGAAGCCCTCCAAAGAGGCGCGCCAACCGCAGTAGGTGAGGAGCCAGCGCCCGCCGATCTCCCACCGGGCGCGCTTTATGTGCAGGTGCGCGATTCGCGGCGCGATCTGGCCTGGCTTGCCGATACCTTCTATGATCACCCCTCGCGCAAGCTTGGCCTCATCGGGATTACCGGCACCAAAGGCAAAAGTACCACCACCAACCTGATCGCCGAAGTCTTTCAGCGCGCCGGGCTGAAGTCGGGCCTGATGAGTACGCTCAACTTTCGCATCGGCGACCACGACTGGGAAAACGAGACGCGCCAGACCACCCAGGAATCGCTGGAAAACCACGCCATGCTGGCCGAAATGGTGCGCCAGCAGGTGCGCTACGCGGTTGTCGAAACCAGTTCGCATGGTCTGGCGCTGCATCGGGTGACGGGTATCGTCTATGACGTGGGCATCGCCACCAATATCACCAGCGAACACCTGGAGTTTCACGGCACCGTTGAGCAATATCGGCGGGATAAGGCGCGCCTGTTCGAGGGGCTGGACCCCATGACTGATAAAGGGCTGGGTGCGAAAAAAGCCGCCATCCTCAACCGCGATGACGCCAGTTACGATTACCTGCTCCCTTTCTGCCGCGTCCCCATCCTCACCTATGGCATTGACCACCAGGCAGATGTACACGCCGTCGATCTTGAACTGAGCGGCGCGGCCTCGCGTTTTCGGGTCGTGACCCCCACAGGCGAGATAGCTATCGAGACGCCGCTGATCGGGCGCTTCAATGTCTATAACTGCCTGGCAACGATCTGCGCTGGCTATACGCAAGGCATCAGCCTGGAAAAGATGCGTGAGGCCCTGGCGCACACCAGCGGCATACCTGGGCGTATGGAGCGCATTGACTGCGGCCAGCCATTCAGCGTGATCGTGGACTACGCCCACACCCCAGACAGCCTGGAACAAGTCTTTCGCTTGCTGCGCCCATTAACGCCGGGCCGGTTGATCGCCGTCTTTGGCTCCGCTGGCGAACGCAATACCCAGAAGCGCCCCAAACAAGGCGCGATTTCAGCGCAGCTTGCCGACCTCACCTTCCTGACCGACGAAGATTGCCGCGAGGAAGACCCCGAAAAGATTCTGCACGAGATCGCGGCGGGCGCATTGGAAGCTGGCGCGACGATTGGCAAAGATCTCTGGCTCATCGTAGATCGGCGGCAGGCTATCGGAGCCGCCTTCGACGCGGCGCGCCCAGGCGACACGGTGCTGCTGGCAGGCAAGGGCCATGAACACAGCATTATTGTAGGGCACGAGAGCCTTCCCTGGGACGAGCGCGAAGTGGCCCGCGAACTGCTGCGCGAGCGCCAGGCATCCGCAGGGCACCCCTGA
- the hutI gene encoding imidazolonepropionase, producing MAEEQQNQPEEQPIPPQNDGAPNEAPSALIKADLVIRNIGQLVTLAQEPILGAQGRLQVIEQGALAARLGRIVWVGSERALDQAVDYRHADVLDAEGQPATPGFVDSHTHLLFAGNRAEEFHLRHQGVSYAELSSQGRGILSTVRATRTASDEELMLLAEQRLERFRAYGTTTIEAKTGYGLNHETESRCLQILNTFNTMPLSQPLIPTFLGAHTLAPEYQGRRDDYVDLIVEEMLPAFAGFARFCDVFCEQTAFTAQESKRILTSAQELGYLLKIHAEQLSASGGARLAAELGATSADHLDFADDDDLDALREAGVVATLLPGCSFTLSTPYPSARRLLDRGLTVALATDFNPGTSYCENMQMMLALGISAMGMTLEEALEATTINGARALAFHDEAGSLEVGKRCDVVLWRTHDYHELGYHFGVNLVDQVLIAGIRSELRPGTRA from the coding sequence ATGGCAGAAGAGCAGCAGAACCAACCAGAAGAACAACCGATCCCCCCTCAGAACGATGGAGCGCCAAATGAAGCGCCATCGGCGCTGATTAAAGCTGATCTAGTCATTCGCAATATCGGCCAGCTTGTGACCCTGGCCCAGGAGCCTATCCTGGGCGCACAGGGTCGCCTGCAAGTGATTGAGCAGGGGGCGCTGGCGGCCCGACTGGGGCGCATCGTCTGGGTAGGATCAGAGCGCGCGCTGGATCAAGCCGTAGACTATCGCCACGCCGATGTTCTCGACGCCGAAGGGCAGCCCGCCACCCCTGGCTTTGTTGATTCTCATACCCATCTGCTCTTTGCGGGCAATCGCGCCGAAGAGTTTCATCTGCGCCATCAAGGCGTGAGCTATGCCGAACTCAGCTCCCAGGGGCGAGGTATTCTCAGCACCGTTCGCGCCACTCGCACCGCCTCTGATGAAGAACTTATGCTGCTGGCTGAGCAGCGGCTTGAGCGCTTCCGCGCCTATGGCACTACCACTATCGAAGCCAAAACTGGCTATGGGCTGAATCACGAAACCGAAAGCCGATGTCTGCAAATCCTCAATACCTTCAATACCATGCCGCTCAGCCAGCCCCTTATCCCAACATTTCTCGGCGCGCACACTCTGGCTCCAGAATACCAGGGGCGGCGCGACGACTACGTTGATCTCATCGTCGAAGAGATGCTGCCAGCCTTCGCTGGCTTTGCCCGCTTCTGCGATGTCTTTTGCGAACAAACCGCCTTCACCGCGCAGGAGAGCAAGCGTATTCTCACCAGCGCCCAGGAACTCGGCTATCTGCTCAAAATCCATGCCGAGCAACTCAGTGCGTCGGGTGGGGCCAGGCTGGCGGCGGAGCTTGGCGCAACCTCGGCAGATCATCTCGATTTTGCCGACGACGACGATCTGGATGCTCTGCGCGAGGCAGGCGTCGTGGCAACTCTTCTGCCCGGCTGTTCATTCACCCTCAGTACCCCGTATCCTTCCGCGCGAAGGCTGCTGGATCGGGGGCTGACGGTGGCGCTGGCAACCGACTTCAACCCTGGCACGTCGTACTGCGAGAACATGCAGATGATGCTGGCCCTTGGCATCTCGGCAATGGGCATGACACTGGAAGAAGCACTGGAAGCCACCACGATCAATGGCGCGCGCGCGCTGGCCTTTCACGACGAGGCAGGCTCGTTGGAGGTTGGCAAGCGCTGCGATGTCGTTCTCTGGCGCACACACGATTATCATGAATTGGGCTATCACTTCGGGGTAAATCTGGTGGATCAGGTTCTTATTGCTGGCATCCGTTCCGAGCTGCGGCCAGGAACCCGTGCATAG
- a CDS encoding DUF3090 family protein, giving the protein MSREAYDFGRADLLDAEAIGRPGRRRFRLFVRAGGRTAGLWIEREQLQALADAIDQVLAQLAGGDVLRNLILSQTSEVPGAPPDFPAHPDIEFQIGELSLGYDERDNLLAVLATPLELLEEEGETRAQRSSEPGFAARFSRDQASTLSQHIQSILTSGRPRCALCGAPLEAEPHACPKQNGHHPIEIG; this is encoded by the coding sequence ATGAGTAGAGAAGCATATGATTTCGGGCGGGCTGACCTCCTGGATGCCGAGGCAATTGGCAGGCCAGGGCGACGCCGTTTCCGCCTGTTTGTACGCGCGGGGGGCCGCACTGCCGGACTCTGGATCGAACGCGAACAGCTTCAGGCGCTTGCTGATGCCATTGATCAGGTGCTGGCCCAGCTAGCAGGTGGCGATGTGCTGCGAAACCTGATCCTCTCGCAAACTTCGGAGGTTCCTGGCGCGCCGCCAGACTTCCCCGCTCATCCCGACATCGAGTTCCAGATCGGAGAACTCTCGCTAGGCTATGATGAGCGCGATAATTTATTGGCAGTTCTTGCCACCCCACTGGAGCTTCTGGAAGAAGAAGGCGAAACGCGCGCGCAGCGCAGCAGTGAGCCAGGCTTCGCCGCGCGTTTCAGCCGCGATCAAGCCTCGACGCTCAGCCAGCATATTCAGAGCATCCTTACCTCTGGGCGGCCCCGCTGCGCTCTTTGCGGCGCACCCCTTGAGGCGGAGCCTCACGCCTGCCCCAAACAAAACGGTCATCACCCCATAGAGATAGGGTAA